Genomic window (Candidatus Megaera polyxenophila):
TTCAATTTTTTGCCCTTCATTTAAATCTCTTAACCCGGCTTGCTCTAATGCTGATATATGTATAAATACATCACGTGATTTGTCATCTGGTTCTACAAAACCGTATCCCTTTGTTGAATTAAACCATTTTACCGTGCCTGTATGCATAATGTTCTCTTTTATTGATTTTAAAAATTTATCTTAGCTTGTTTTGTTTAGAATTAGTTGTTATTTCGGATTAACAGCATCCTTTAGTTTTTGCCCGGCCTTGAATTTGGGTTGGTTATAAGCCGGTATTTGTAGAGGTTCTTGAGTTTTAGGATTACGTCCTGTCCTAGCTGCAACTTTACCTATACTAAAATTACCGAAACCAACGAGGGATATTTCCTTACCTTGCCCCATAGCATCAATTACTGAAGAGGTAAACATATCAATTACTTTCTCAGCTTCTACTTTTGTACACTTATGTTGGTCTGCGATATGGGTGATAAATTCTGATTTATTCATGGGTTAAACCTTTAATTAGTTAATTAATAATTATTACCTATAGTATTAGGCACGGTTAGCGATAATTACATATTTTTCTGTAATATGTTTCTGATTGTTAATCATATGGATCTCTTAATTCCTTTAATATTCTTGTCTCTTTCGTTTTAGCCAGTATTTCTTGAAATCTCCTTACAGGATTTTCAATTTCTCGAAAGATAGAATTGTCAATCGATACCTTCTTTTGGTTCTCGTTTCCTATACTGTTTTTATTTAATGATCTTTGTCCATTTTTGTGTATATTAGAAAGCTTATAATGCTTTATATAATTATTTAAAACATACTCAGATACTTTCAATTCTTGGTATACTTCTCTTTTAAGTTTACTGCTATTTAAAAGCTTCTGTATTTCACTGGGTTTGTAGTTTTGTTTAAGGTACTTAAGATCACGTAGGGTTTTTCCTCTCATATCTTTTCAAGCTTTACTTTTTAGCTTTGCTATTTCCTCTAAACTAAGTCCTGTTACGGAAGAAATCAGTTTATCATCCAGCTTCTGGTTTATCATATTAATTGCTGTCTTAATCAAAATGGGATGTGCATCGTTACTCATGGTCATTTTAACTTTTCTATTTCTTTAACAGTTAAACCGGTAATTTTAGATATTTTTTCAATAGCATCTCCGTCTAATAGCATAGCCCTGGCTATTTCCATTTTCTCCTCAGTTTTACCCTTCTCAATACCTTTCTCAATACCTCTAGCTTCTGCAGCTGCTAATTCGTCCCTGTCGCTATAAAGCTTCTTCTGGTAATAAGAGTAGTTTGCCCTCTCTTCAGGAGTCATTTTCAGGATACTAAGCTTTTCTGCTACCTGAACCATATAAGGTGAGTGATAATTTTCTGGTATTTCATCATACTTCATGACATGTAGCCAGTCATCTATTTCTTTTTCTAAACGATCATTAAATTGCGGTATCGATATATAAAAATATTCAGGTAGAATATCGGTTGCATCAAATATTTCACCCGTTTGCTGATTTTTAATATGAACGGATAGTTTCTCGTTAGTTTCTATTTCATGAATAATAGTCTTGCCGTGATAAATAGCTCCGTTACCGATCGGAAAATAGAGCAGGGAGATATGGAATATTTTTATTATCTGGGTGTAGTCTTCCCTTTGGGCTAAATTGTCGACTATCAGTCTGGAAGTATTAAATAGTGATTTATGAATAAAAGAATCTTTAACGTTACGTTCAATCTCGATAATGTATTTATGGTGATCTTCGTCTTCAACGATTAAATCCGCTAGACTTCTTTTGCTTTTACTATACTCTTTATTACTCTCGCTCTCAAGTAAGGCAACTATTTTGACGTCTTTATAGCCTTTTGTTTTAAGCAGAGCTGAAATAAAGCCTTCTACTACGGCGTAATCACCTTTATCCTTAAGGAGATACTTTATCCCGTAATCAAAGGATACCAAAGGTTTATCATTACTCATAATAGTACTTTATTTTGTTTTTTTACTGATTATTTTGCTCAACAAATATTGTATCACAAATGCCTGAGAAGTTCCATAGTTTTATTGGTGTTTATGGGCTTTCATAACAATTATCGCTGTTAGTTTTATTCTGAAGTTCTACAAAGCTGCGTTCCAAATAATTTGTAACCTTTTGTAAATAAGCAAACAGAGAAGATTCTGTTAAGTCATCTTGATCTAAGATTTCATAAGCTTTCGTTAAAAGGTTAAGTTTTCTAGGAGTAACAGTCTGTTGTTCTTGATTTTGTTTATATCTACTATGTGCAGCTTTACCGTTTTCAGCTATATTGTGCATTCCCCTAGTGCGTATTTGTATTTCAACAGGTAATCCATATGAACCTAAAAGAATAACAGTATGCAGGGAGCGATAACCATTAGTCTTTGGCTTGTTGATATAATCTCTATACTTTTCTGGTATTACCTTGTAAATTTCCTGAATAAGTTTTAGTGCCGTATAGCATTCGTCTTGTTCGTTTACTATAATTCTAAAGCCAACAATGTCAGTTAGTTCTTCAATCTTAACTGATTTTCTAGTTAATTTATGTAAAATGGAATAAGGGTCTTTAACTCTACAGGAAATGTCTGTTGTTATACCAAGTGCTTGTAATTGATTGCAAATTAAGTTAATTTCTTGGTTATACGAACAGTCTTTTGGTTTGTTATCCATTTCAGTCTTATTCGGCTAGGTTTAACTAGGAGCTTAAATCTAAGCTACCAAAGGTGGTTAAGCCTGTCAACACCCTTATAAATGGGATATATGATTAAGTTATATAACGTGAACGCTACGTCTGTATCAAATAATATCTTACCTATGTAAAAACCCGTAAACTCATCTTTTATACGATACTCTACCTTACCTATGGAAGTCATCGTCGTGAGTTGTTCTAATTAAATGTTGTGCCATTTTTAATCTATTAATACTTCATTTGTAATATTAAAGAAAATAATTTAATAAATATTCATAATTTACTTATATTTCAACTAATATGGAGTTATTATGTAATTATGTGGTTAATTAATTCTTAAATTATGGATTATTCAGAGTCTTGTAAATATTCAATAAGATTAATAGCAAAACTAAAGTCATTAGATACTAAAAATGTACTGGACTTTAATTTAATTAATAAAGCTATTTATTACGCTAAAAAATATCATGGTAGCCAATTGCGCAAGTCCGGCGAACCATTTTATAGCCATCCACTAGAGGTGGCATATCTATTTGCTGAATACACGGCAAAAGAAGAAGTGCAGTATTATACAACTGATTTAATAATTACTGCTATAATGCATGATACTATAGAAGATACATCACTAACTAAAGAGATGATTAGTCAAGTCTTTAATGAATCAATAGCAAGTAAAGTAGAAGATTTAACCAGAATTAAAGTAAATAAAAAAATCCCTGCAGGAGAGACTCTGGAATTAGTTTATCCTCAGAATAAAAAGGATATATTATATATTAAATTATTTGATAGATTGCATAACATGCGGACTATAGCTTTTTTACCTGAAATAAAAAGAAATAAAGTTATTGATGAAACTGTGGAGTATTTTGTATCCCTTTGTTCTGTTTTAGATCTTTACGAGGTCAAAAAAGAATTAATAACATTAAGTTACCAATATAAATCCTTGCATAATTATTCTATTTTTGCGGCTAATGATACTTCATTACCTGATCCTTTTTCCTTTTTACCTTCAATTTTAACGAAATAAAATAAGCCTAATCCATACCCAATAACTATTGGAAAAAGAAGAAACAACAGACCTAAATTCCCAAAGTGTCTTATTAAGTAAATCACTCCAAAGGAGCTAATTATATACATTAAAGCACGTGATGCAGCATAAGAAAAACAGGTAGTAGTAAATCTCTGAAATACTGGAAAATGTTTATAAAAAATTGGCGTAGCCGGGAATTCAACAAGCAGTGATAAAGATAATAGGATTTGAATTAGCATTAACCCGGAACCGGTAGTAATGTGATTTAATAAAAAAGGCGAAGCTAGAATAAACGGGCCGGCAAAATAAAATTTTATTTTTAGGAATTTCAAAGGATTTATAAAATATACCAAACATGTAATCAACATAGTAAAAGCAAGGTCTAGGGATGATACAATAAAATTTTGCTGTATTACCTGTTCAGTAGTATATCCAAACTTATCTCTTAAAAGATTAGAACTATGGATAAATATAAGATAAAAGCACACAGGATACGATAATTGTATAAAGAAAAACGATATAACAGCTTTTTTGTTTAGTTTTTCTTTAATCCAGGGTTTATCTAGTATTTTTTCTTTGCTAGAACTAAGTTTTAAGTCTTTGTGCAAGTTCATGAGTTGTTTTTTAGCATTGGCAAAGTCAGGTGTTTCCCTTAAGGACCTTCTAGCAAAAGAACCAATAACTGCAACTATTGCTCCAACCCAAAATGCCACTCTCCAGTTAAAAAGTTGGGATAACGAAATATTGGCTACAAATAAAGCCATTGTACCACCTAAAGTAAGGCACACACTTATAAAAGCTACAGCAGGGAAAACGAAAGGAGGCTTAATAAGTTCTGTAAGATATACTTCAGCACCGACACGTTCTCCCATCGAAGACATACCTTGTAGAATACGGCAAATTGTAACGGCCCAAGAAGCAACAATGCCTACCTGTTCATAAGTTGGGAGGTTAGCCATGACTACACAGGATATAGACATGACGGTAGTGGTTATTATTACAGTTGCTTTTCTACCTATTCTATCTCCTAATCTACCAATTAATATAGCTCCTATAGGGCGAAATATAAATGTAATGCAGAAAGAAAAAGCACTTAATAATTGTGCCGAAAATTCATTAACTTGTGAAAAAAATAGCTCATTAAGTAATACCGCCATGTGAACATATAACATGAGTTATCTAAGTAGAGATAGTCACCCATCTCTACTCGACTTCAAAACCGTACGTGACAGTTTCCCGTCATACGGCTCCTCGACTGATTTGGTGTTTGTCATACATACCTTTGCTATGTATAATATCGTGGCAATGTCCATGTAATAACACTAAATTCTCATATTTATTGTTACCATGATTTCCATCGTTATGATGAATTTCTATAACATTATCAGAATTAAGGAATAATTTACATTTTCCACATCTACCTTGTTGCATTTTCATTAATTTCGCTAGCTTTGGTTTTATTCCTGGCATTTTTCCAAGACGTGTTGTCCAATATTCCCAATCGCTATTATATGGTGATTTAGTTCCTATGACCTTGATGTGACGTTTAATTTTATGTTCCGAATGAAGGATCATAAACTTGCCATCATGTGTCATAAATCTCCATTTATAGTTGCCATGTTGTCTAAAATATTTGAATTGTACAAAAGTCCTAGACTTATCAGGATGTCTCCTTATTGACCATTGCCACAATTTCTTATGAAGCTTGTGATCCATCTTCCTAAAAATACTACTTGATACCCCTGGTGTGTAGTAATTACTCCATCCTTTTATTATTGGATTGAGTCTTTCTATTACTTTTTCCTGAGGCATTGCTATCATATTCCTTAAGGTTTTTTTGATAGTTAACAAATGCTCTTTTTGTCCTTGTTTACTTGGTCTAGTATAAGACTTATAGCCTCTTCTTTTATTTTTATCTGGAAATTGCCTTATTGTGTATCCTAAAAAGTCAAATCCTGGTTTTTGACCATTATCGCTATTTAAACTATGCACAATATTTGTCTTCGATTCTTTTAGTTTTAGCCCGATGTTTGCTAACCATTTTTCTATGGTTGCTTTTGCCTTCATAATAATTTCCTTATTTTCGTGAATAACAACAAGGAGAGTAGACCAGAGGAACTTCCCCGCTAGTCTCTCGCAGAACGGTGCGTAAACCTCTCAGCTTACACCGCTCCCATTATCCAATCGGCGATCCAAGACCTATCCTCCAATGAACAAATAGTTTTGGTTCTCGCTTTCTAACGCAACCTAACCATTTCCTCGCTCGTCGTTTATGACCTTGATATCTTTTGTATTTCCTCATTACCCATCGAGTTAGATATTGCTCTATATTTCTCAGGTATGGATACATGGCTGATTTATAATATCTTCCATAATAATTTATCCAACCCTGTACTATAGAGTTAAACATTCTCGCTAAGTCTCCTATGTTCTTATCGCTTCGCAAATGTAGCTTCCAGCTCCGTATCTCTTTCTTGATACGACTTGCAGCTTTCTGACTGATTGCGGGTGTAAAGTTTACAAACATCTTCCCTTTCTTATTCTTTGATAGTCTGGGGCGAAATGTATAACCTAGAAAGTCAAAGTTTTCATACTCATGTGAGTCTTTTCGATCGACATCTTTGCAATACACTATTTTCGTTTTATCTGAATGCAATTCAAGACCACATTCTCTTAATCTGGCTCTAATTGCCTCCAGTACTTTTTCCGCTAACTTTTTGGAACTGCAATGCACCAGCGCATCATCCACGTAACGTTCGAACTTTATTTCTGGAAATTGTCTCTTCATCCATTCGTCAAATGCATAATGCATGAATATATTAGACATCAAAGGACTAGCTACTCCGCCTTGCGAAATTCCAGCATTTCTTTCAATCAATATCCCATCTTCTTTTTGAATCGGGGCTTTTAACCACCTTTCAACATAAAGATGAATCCACTTCTCTTCAGTATGGAATCTTATTGCTTTCATTACGAGTTGGTGATCTACAGTATCGAAAAAACTTTTGATATCCAAATCAATACACCAATCATTTCTCCAGCATCTCTCTCTTGCTACTCCAACTGCATCTAGAGCCGATTTCCCAGTTCTATACCCGTAGGAATCTTCATGAAATATCGGTTCTACTATAGGCTCTAAATGGCTTTTAACCACAGCTTGCGCCACTCGATCTGATACAGTTGGAATTGATAACAAGCGATGACTTTTGCTACCATCTCTTTTAGGTATTTCCACACCTCTTACAGCTGGTGGAAAATAGCTACCAGATGACATTCGATTCCATAACTTGTAAAGATTGTCTTTTAGATTTGATTCAAAATCTGCTATAGATTCTAAATCTACTCCATAAGTTCCTTTATTGTCTTTGACTTTTTCCCAAGCTGCCATTACGCTTTTCTTAGAAATACAAAATGATTTTGTCTTACTCAATTTAACTCCTCCCACCTTTTGGTAGTTGATTAACAAATAAGACGGATAATTCAACCCCTTCGCTCCAGTGTCTTTCAACACCTTCATAACTACTACGAGTTAATCCGCCCCTATATACTACATTGGTACTCTGATCCTTATGGTGCTTCCACTTGGATTTCTCCCTTAGCATTAGTACACAGGTTCCCACGTTCCATATAAAAGCCTGATTCAAGTTCATGCCACCTCTATGCCGGAGATCACTTAGCCAGTAAACAGGTTTCCGCTAAATTTATCCCGAAGCAACGACTTCTCCTCGGTTTTGATCTCATCTATACGCTTTCGACACTTCAGCAGTGGTTCAATCGCTTCATCTCCCTGAATCTTACCTGATATCTTGTTAGACACCTTTTCTCTAACGCTCACCACCATAGCTTTTGACTACAGCAGCTTAGAGTGGTTTGAAATCTTTTCCTGTAAAACGATTTCGGAGGGCCGACCTCCATCTTTTATATAGTTACACACAAATTCAAATTATTATTTTGGCTTCATAAAATTCTCCTTTGTGCTCGTGGCACACAATCATCCGCATAACGAATTATGCTAATTGCTGTTTGAGCCTTGATGTTACTGCTTCTTCCAGTCTTCTTTTTAAAATCTTCAAGAAGATCTTTAGCTAGAGAATCCTTTGTATCTTTTTCTAATCCGTGAAGTGCAACATTTGCAAGTAGAGGAGATATTACCCCGCCTTGCGGTGTTCCGTTCTTGGTAGTATAAAATACTTCTCCATCAATTACTCCGGCTTTTAACCACCCTTTAATAATTCGTCTTTTCATCGGGGTAGTTGCAAGCTTATTTAGCAATACTTGGTGATTTATATTGTCAAAACACCCAGATATGTCTGCATCTAGTACATAACCTGTTTTTTTTTTTAATTGTATTATGTATGGCGACAATTGCATCGTGCCCAGACCTGCCAGGTCTGAAACCATAAGAGTTAGGCTCAAATTTTGCCTCCCACTCAGGTTCCAGTGCCATCTTTAAAAGTGCTTGTTTTGCTCTATCTTCTATCGTAGGTATACCAAGAGGACGTTTTTCATTAGTCCCACTTTTCGCAATCCAGATTCTTCTTAATGGTTTGCTCCTTCCCTTTAAATTAATTGATAAAGCTAAGTTCATCCTTTCTCTTTGGGTAAGAGCTATTTTTCCATCTATCCCAGCTGTCTTGCGTCCTCTGTTATCTTGGCTTACCTTGCGAGTAGCGAGTATTCTTGCACTTGTTGACGCTAACATCAATCTTTGTAACTTATGCACAAGTTTGATATTATCTTGTTGCATGGCTCGATAAATTCGTTTTTGTAGCTTAAATGTTTTAATTTCTAGCTTTCGCCAAGGAATCTCATTCCATTCATACCTAATCATAATGATTGGCTCATAACCTATTAACTACTACTAACAACTTTACCATCCAAACCATCGTGTCTCCGTCTGCTTATCCTAGGTATTACCCTAGGCATTTGCTTCTGAGACAATCCCTCTAACATAGAGCTTGCGGTTGGCACCTTCTTCAATATGCTTACATTATCAAAAATAGGAAAATGTATTGAGCATAATGAAGAGCAATATGTTAGTTACCCTGTTCTATATTATAATTTCATGTTGAGGTTAGGTGCTTGCTTTCCTCCGAGGATATTTAAGAACATCAAATCAGACTCGACCATTCTGATTTCTATTATCCCTTTACCTTTTGGTAATGCGTACTTATCAACTCTATTTCGCATTTCGAATATGACGAAGGTTCTAATACAAATTTCTCTCGTCACCATACTCAACTTTGTTCGAGAGGATTCCCAATAGAGTTTTGAGTTACTCCCTTTTATGCCATGCTTGCACAATTATATTTGCCAGTTATAATCGTGTGGCATATACTTTTATCCCGATGTCTGGGAAGATGGAATTTAACCATCAATATAATATAGCTTGTCTTTATCTTTCTTTTAATCTGATAAAGAAGTTTCAGGTCACACGGTCGAAGTACTCCAAAAATGTGCCTATAGATAATAAGCCTATAGCCTGCTTCTGCTCTCTTGTGAGGCTTTGCTGTTCTGCTGTTTTCATATTAAGAATAATAGTTATTTTATAAACATTCCCCAATTAAAACAGCTATTTAGGATACTTTTCAACTGTTTATTGCATTAATTATAATAAATTATTGAGATTACCTGTTATTTTAAATGATATTGTTTAATACAGGCGATAATTTGTTGCTAATCTGATTTAGATACTTTGAGTATGAATATCAGTGTTCACTGTTTTATACTTACCGTTTGCATTCTGCTCAAGCCATTTTCCTAATTTATCCAATGAATGATACGTGCATATCGGTAGAATACGACCAGTTTAAAATCATGTTTTTAGGTAATGTCGAACTTTCTTGTTCATACTCATAGATTTTAATTATTTTAAGGTAGATTTATTATTATCATTTCCATAAATATTTCATTATCAGAATAGCAATAGATAAAACAAGAGTTATTATTTCTGCAATGATTAATGGAATTGAATTAATCATGATGCCATAAATTAACCAAAGTACTACACCCAGAGAATAAATTAAGTACATGGTCGTAGATATAGCCTTTGCTGAGCGTTCTTTCCATAATTTTACTATTTGAGGAATAAGCGATACAGTGCCGCAAAATGCAGCAGCATAGCCTATTAATTCGGCAACACATAGTTCATTTGTCCAAGCCCACTCCATTATTGTGTTATACAATTTTTTCTCCATATTTAATTTATTGAAATGTTCGCAAATATTTTGACAGTTAATACAGGCAATATTTTTTGCTGAGCCTGATTTTTGTTATTTTGCCGAGCCAAGAGTATAGTTCTAACTGGTTTTTACAGAAAATAAATTTGTGACCGCTTCTTGTACTATCAAAAGCACCCCAAGCACAAATCAAAGTAATACCGCCAAATAAATTATTTTGCCGGTAGAGGTGGTAATAACGTTTCAGCTTTTTAAATTTAAGTAAAACCATTAATCACGTAATCTGTTGCCATAATCAGATTTAATCATCACTTTTTCTGATGCCGAAGAAATGCAGAAGCATAATAAATAGATTGATAAAGTCCAGATATAAGGTAAGAGCGCCGTATACTGCTATATTACCTGCCCTTGCGGTATTACCGTTCATCGCATAGTAAATGGACTTGAGCTTTTGCGTATCATAAGCGGTAAGTATGGTAAATATACCCACTCCTATGAAAGAGATAGCAAAATCTAGTGCAGCGGAACGAAGGAACAAATTGATCAGGCAAGCAATAACTAGACCTATTAATCCCATATAAGCAAATGAGCCTGCAGCGGTTAAATCCTTTTTGGTAGAATAACCGTATATGCTCATT
Coding sequences:
- a CDS encoding group II intron reverse transcriptase/maturase, translated to MIRYEWNEIPWRKLEIKTFKLQKRIYRAMQQDNIKLVHKLQRLMLASTSARILATRKVSQDNRGRKTAGIDGKIALTQRERMNLALSINLKGRSKPLRRIWIAKSGTNEKRPLGIPTIEDRAKQALLKMALEPEWEAKFEPNSYGFRPGRSGHDAIVAIHNTIKKKNRLCTRCRHIWVF
- a CDS encoding MFS transporter, giving the protein MAVLLNELFFSQVNEFSAQLLSAFSFCITFIFRPIGAILIGRLGDRIGRKATVIITTTVMSISCVVMANLPTYEQVGIVASWAVTICRILQGMSSMGERVGAEVYLTELIKPPFVFPAVAFISVCLTLGGTMALFVANISLSQLFNWRVAFWVGAIVAVIGSFARRSLRETPDFANAKKQLMNLHKDLKLSSSKEKILDKPWIKEKLNKKAVISFFFIQLSYPVCFYLIFIHSSNLLRDKFGYTTEQVIQQNFIVSSLDLAFTMLITCLVYFINPLKFLKIKFYFAGPFILASPFLLNHITTGSGLMLIQILLSLSLLVEFPATPIFYKHFPVFQRFTTTCFSYAASRALMYIISSFGVIYLIRHFGNLGLLFLLFPIVIGYGLGLFYFVKIEGKKEKGSGNEVSLAAKIE
- a CDS encoding guanosine polyphosphate pyrophosphohydrolase, which encodes MDYSESCKYSIRLIAKLKSLDTKNVLDFNLINKAIYYAKKYHGSQLRKSGEPFYSHPLEVAYLFAEYTAKEEVQYYTTDLIITAIMHDTIEDTSLTKEMISQVFNESIASKVEDLTRIKVNKKIPAGETLELVYPQNKKDILYIKLFDRLHNMRTIAFLPEIKRNKVIDETVEYFVSLCSVLDLYEVKKELITLSYQYKSLHNYSIFAANDTSLPDPFSFLPSILTK
- a CDS encoding group II intron reverse transcriptase/maturase, which produces MKVLKDTGAKGLNYPSYLLINYQKVGGVKLSKTKSFCISKKSVMAAWEKVKDNKGTYGVDLESIADFESNLKDNLYKLWNRMSSGSYFPPAVRGVEIPKRDGSKSHRLLSIPTVSDRVAQAVVKSHLEPIVEPIFHEDSYGYRTGKSALDAVGVARERCWRNDWCIDLDIKSFFDTVDHQLVMKAIRFHTEEKWIHLYVERWLKAPIQKEDGILIERNAGISQGGVASPLMSNIFMHYAFDEWMKRQFPEIKFERYVDDALVHCSSKKLAEKVLEAIRARLRECGLELHSDKTKIVYCKDVDRKDSHEYENFDFLGYTFRPRLSKNKKGKMFVNFTPAISQKAASRIKKEIRSWKLHLRSDKNIGDLARMFNSIVQGWINYYGRYYKSAMYPYLRNIEQYLTRWVMRKYKRYQGHKRRARKWLGCVRKREPKLFVHWRIGLGSPIG
- a CDS encoding reverse transcriptase, interruption-C — its product is MKAKATIEKWLANIGLKLKESKTNIVHSLNSDNGQKPGFDFLGYTIRQFPDKNKRRGYKSYTRPSKQGQKEHLLTIKKTLRNMIAMPQEKVIERLNPIIKGWSNYYTPGVSSSIFRKMDHKLHKKLWQWSIRRHPDKSRTFVQFKYFRQHGNYKWRFMTHDGKFMILHSEHKIKRHIKVIGTKSPYNSDWEYWTTRLGKMPGIKPKLAKLMKMQQGRCGKCKLFLNSDNVIEIHHNDGNHGNNKYENLVLLHGHCHDIIHSKGMYDKHQISRGAV
- a CDS encoding ATPase, with protein sequence MSNDKPLVSFDYGIKYLLKDKGDYAVVEGFISALLKTKGYKDVKIVALLESESNKEYSKSKRSLADLIVEDEDHHKYIIEIERNVKDSFIHKSLFNTSRLIVDNLAQREDYTQIIKIFHISLLYFPIGNGAIYHGKTIIHEIETNEKLSVHIKNQQTGEIFDATDILPEYFYISIPQFNDRLEKEIDDWLHVMKYDEIPENYHSPYMVQVAEKLSILKMTPEERANYSYYQKKLYSDRDELAAAEARGIEKGIEKGKTEEKMEIARAMLLDGDAIEKISKITGLTVKEIEKLK
- a CDS encoding group II intron reverse transcriptase/maturase yields the protein MKRRIIKGWLKAGVIDGEVFYTTKNGTPQGGVISPLLANVALHGLEKDTKDSLAKDLLEDFKKKTGRSSNIKAQTAISIIRYADDCVPRAQRRIL
- a CDS encoding membrane protein, which encodes MLSIYQNMSMALGISALVAYIVGSSSQIAMMLFSTPLAYVVMFAPLIYIFFFSRKLMDTGRAQAMLHLGIFAALNGLSLGSIFLVYTTASIAKTFFITASTFGAMSIYGYSTKKDLTAAGSFAYMGLIGLVIACLINLFLRSAALDFAISFIGVGIFTILTAYDTQKLKSIYYAMNGNTARAGNIAVYGALTLYLDFINLFIMLLHFFGIRKSDD
- a CDS encoding cold-shock protein, with amino-acid sequence MHTGTVKWFNSTKGYGFVEPDDKSRDVFIHISALEQAGLRDLNEGQKIEYNTESHQGKLSAIDIRLV
- a CDS encoding guanosine polyphosphate pyrophosphohydrolase; the protein is MDNKPKDCSYNQEINLICNQLQALGITTDISCRVKDPYSILHKLTRKSVKIEELTDIVGFRIIVNEQDECYTALKLIQEIYKVIPEKYRDYINKPKTNGYRSLHTVILLGSYGLPVEIQIRTRGMHNIAENGKAAHSRYKQNQEQQTVTPRKLNLLTKAYEILDQDDLTESSLFAYLQKVTNYLERSFVELQNKTNSDNCYESP
- a CDS encoding membrane protein, with the translated sequence MEKKLYNTIMEWAWTNELCVAELIGYAAAFCGTVSLIPQIVKLWKERSAKAISTTMYLIYSLGVVLWLIYGIMINSIPLIIAEIITLVLSIAILIMKYLWK
- a CDS encoding transcriptional regulator, translated to MNKSEFITHIADQHKCTKVEAEKVIDMFTSSVIDAMGQGKEISLVGFGNFSIGKVAARTGRNPKTQEPLQIPAYNQPKFKAGQKLKDAVNPK